A single Eriocheir sinensis breed Jianghai 21 unplaced genomic scaffold, ASM2467909v1 Scaffold434, whole genome shotgun sequence DNA region contains:
- the LOC126992300 gene encoding serine/threonine-protein kinase PkaB-like: MSPPHTTPLLVLTKERIDTLVAEHKQVLGQGASCTVYLVEVGGAQCCLKLARDQRLAAMFRREFDILLDLDGAAGAPKALGTSFGFPALLTTFCGQNTFCNLHKLAPRFPDRLAAFVALARDVRQLHARGYNHNDIKPDNVVVRQGPDGRLQVSLIDYGLAKKFGSELGIARTNNHRTPWMAPELRRGAPCSPPVDVFSLGYVLRRILDTCHTCLPDLEVLADSAMAADPAQRPSVARIIRTVKEYTGQTSRKAAFVRRVRKAFSCLFPRRRHY, translated from the coding sequence ATGTCTCCCCCACACACCACGCCCCTCCTCGTGCTGACGAAGGAGCGCATCGACACGCTGGTGGCCgagcacaagcaggtgctggggCAAGGCGCCTCGTGCACGGTGTACCTGGTGGAGGTCGGCGGCGCCCAGTGCTGCCTCAAGCTGGCAAGGGACCAGCGCCTCGCCGCCATGTTCCGCAGGGAGTTTGACATCCTGCTGGACCTGGACGGCGCGGCGGGCGCTCCCAAGGCCTTGGGCACCAGCTTTGGGTTCCCCGCCTTGCTCACCACCTTCTGCGGCCAGAACACCTTCTGCAACCTGCACAAGCTTGCTCCCCGTTTCCCTGACAGACTGGCGGCCTTCGTGGCGCTGGCCCGGGACGTGCGGCAGCTCCACGCCCGCGGCTACAACCACAACGACATCAAGCCCGACAACGTCGTGGTGCGCCAAGGCCCCGACGGCCGCCTGCAGGTGTCCCTCATTGACTACGGCTTGGCCAAGAAATTCGGCTCAGAACTCGGCATTGCACGCACGAACAACCACCGCACGCCCTGGATGGCCCCGGAGCTGCGGCGCGGCGCGCCCTGCTCGCCCCCCGTGGACGTGTTCTCCCTCGGCTACGTCCTGAGGCGCATCCTAGACACGTGCCACACGTGCCTCCCCGACCTGGAGGTGCTGGCCGACAGCGCCATGGCAGCTGACCCTGCACAGCGGCCCTCGGTGGCCCGCATCATCAGGACAGTCAAGGAGTACACGGGCCAGACGTCCAGGAAGGCGGCCTTTGTCCGGCGTGTTCGCAAggccttctcctgcctcttcccgcgccgccgccatTACTAA